The Zeugodacus cucurbitae isolate PBARC_wt_2022May chromosome 4, idZeuCucr1.2, whole genome shotgun sequence genome includes the window AGCTTCTAACGGCGTAACTAAGCGAGAATctctattttatatattcatctACTGTGTTGATTTATATGCGAATTTTATGGGTTCACTGCTCCGCTGACTTGAAAGGTTAATGTACATATCAATCAATCATTTGGGTCAACTAACGGTGTGTGGGTCGTAAAAATTCCATtatgataaattgaaaatatgcaaatacgtGTGATTTATTAGCTGTTATACTAATAGAAATttcatatgtttctttaaaattctttaaaattctttaaaatttatttatttcgcgcCCAACCGCAAATTTCAATCACTCTATATAAACTTGTGGATGTCACACTTTAACTCAGTTTAATTCCTTACAACAATGCATGTCACAACGTGTGCACTCAGTGGTAAGTAAATCTAAACTTAGACTTTCTTTAAATTCTTTGATTTTGGAACTTTAATTTTTGTCTTTAAGCCTTTATTCTACTATTGGTCGCCATCGCCTTACCCACTACCTTGGGTAAGCGTCGCTTAGCCTCAGCGGACAATTCAAATGAGCAACGCGCCTTGCTGGGCGTGCGTCAACAGCCACTAGTATATCCTCAGCCACAATGTATTTGTTCACCTGGACCGCCGGGTCCCGCCGGACCACCCGGTCAGGCAGGCCTACAAGGTAATCGCGGGGACAAGGGAGACGAAGGCTTGCCCGGACCAGTGGGACCGCCAGGACCAACTGGACAACGTGGTTTGCCCGGTAGACCAGGTATTCAAGGTCCAATAGGACCACCTGGTCGACGCGGTAGACGCGGTTTCCCTGGCGAACGTGGACCTGCTGGACCAATTGGTCCTGCGGGACCAGCAGGACCACCTGGGCCTCCTGCAGCAGC containing:
- the LOC105217616 gene encoding cuticle collagen 1-like codes for the protein MHVTTCALSAFILLLVAIALPTTLGKRRLASADNSNEQRALLGVRQQPLVYPQPQCICSPGPPGPAGPPGQAGLQGNRGDKGDEGLPGPVGPPGPTGQRGLPGRPGIQGPIGPPGRRGRRGFPGERGPAGPIGPAGPAGPPGPPAAAAGGRSLDMRVGDMHAALPEYDINVEVGDEDIDDDEEEDYTYGRK